The DNA segment TGATTGGGCATAATACACCAGGCATGTATTTCCATTCCTTTATTTTTCTGACAGAATCTTAAACTCTTCAACAGCAGCTCTATATATTCATCTTTTATAAAGACATTCAGCCAGCCGACAACAGCAAAGCTTACGAAATACAGCCCTTCGGGATTATGGAATTTGTAATTTCTACTCATCAATGTATGTTTTGATAAAGATAAAAATTTATAAAAGATAAATAAAAACAAAAAGCCACGCGATGGAATCGCGCGGCAGCTTATGATTATTTTATTAAATTTTAATGTCCAAAAATATCTTTTAATGTTACTTCTTTAAAAGTTCCCATCTGAGAAACAGCGTTCATATTCAGGTTTTCTTTTTTCCCGATAATAGCTGTATTAAAATGGACCGATTTAATGTAATTATTATAAAATTCCTTAACATCTTCAAAAGTCAGTTTTTCAATCTGCTGATAAATATCTTTTCTGAAATCATGATAAATATTAAGTTTTTTGAGTCGTAACGTATTAAAGAAAATATTCGTTCTGGTAACTCTCGCGGAAGCAATCTGCTTTAAGGCTGCATTTCTGGCGTTTTCAAACTGTGCCGGAACTTCAGGAAGTTCATTCATCAGTTCGGTAAGAGTATCTACGGCAATCTGCAGTTTATCCGGCTGTGTTCCGATATACGTTGTGATATAATCAGGATGATGGAGTTCCGAATTGGCAGCGTAAGAAACATACGCAGAATAAGCAAGACTTTTACTTTCACGGATTTCCTGGAAAACAATCGAAGATAAACCTCTTCCGAAATATTCATTGAATACATTAATTTTTCCGAAATTTCCTGTATCCACCATTTGTCCTTTTCCGATTCTGCTCATTTCCATCTGTACCATGTCGTAGTTTGTGAAATAAACATTTCCCGTAGTTTCCGGCTCCGGATATTTTTTAGGTTCGGGAATAGCCAGGCTTTCCGTTTCGATATATTTTCCGATATATTCTTTAAAACCTTCAAAGTTTCTTCCGTAAAAAAAGATCTGATATGGAAACCTGAATAAATTCTTCATTCTTTCCGTAAAAACTTCAACATTGGTGTTTTCAAGCTCTTCTTTTGAAATAATATCCGTAAACCTTGAAAACGAGCCGAGTTTGGTATAATTCGTTAAAGCCGTCATGATACGGGCTTTGTCTTTTTTTACTGCTGCACGGTTTTCAAGCACTGTTTCTACAAACTGGTTATAAATTTCCTGATCCGGCTGTACTTCTTTCATCCAGTGCTGGAGAAGCTCGATCCCTTTAGGAATATTTTCTTCAAGTCCCGCCAGTGAAATCGTAAGCTGATCATTAGCCGTTTTAAAATCATTGGTAATTCCGATCTTAAAAAATTCCTTCTTAAGATCATCCGGTGAAAACTTTTCCGTACCTAAATATTGAAGAACCTGAGTGGAAATACCAAGATCCCGGTCATGATCGCTCCCAAAAGGAAAAATAAAATGCACCTGGGCAATATCATTGCTTTTATTTTTTACAAAACTCAGTTTTTTATCTTTAATACTATCCGTGAGAATCTCTTTCTGATAATCGATAAACTCAGGCTGAATATCTTCCGTTTTTTCAGCTAAAATCTCCCGGAGGAATTCAGATTGAGCTTCACGGTTGATCTTTACCGGTGTGATTCCGGGATTTTCCACACGAATCAGCTTATCATTGGTTCCTTTTTCTTTTTTAACAATGACGTAGTTGTCTTTGAAAAATTGGTTGGCAAAATTTACTACCTCATCCTTTGTAATTGCTGCATATTCATCCATTTCATTCAGTTCCTGTTCCCAGGTTCTGCCTTTGATGTAGGTATCGTAAAGGTTGGTAGCCAAGCCGTCTGCTGTTTCCAGCCCCTTCATTCTCTGCACTTTAAAATCATTAATGATGGCCTTTAGCGTCCAGTCCGGGAAGTTTCCTTTTTTTACCAGTTCAACCTGTTCCAGCACAAGATTTTTTGCTTCATCCAATGTCTGTGTTTCTTTAGGAACCGCAACAATGGAGAAATATCCGTACTGTTTTAACCCTACTGAAAATGCCTGTCCCCAAAGCAGTTTCTGGGTCTGATTGATATTCAGGTCTATCAATCCCGCCTCTCCCCTGTTGCTCAAAATATTGGCTACAATATCAGCAAGCATGGCTTCCTTTGTTCCGTAGCTTTCGGTTCTCCAGGCGAGCTGAACTCTTGGTGTGGTAGGACTTTTCACGGTTCTTTCTATAATTTCCGTGATAGGCTTTTCTGTAACAGCAGTTTTTTTAGGCAATTCCCGGTAAGGAATTGTTCCGAAATACTGATCTACAAGTTTAATAGTATCATCAAAATCAAGATCTCCTACCAAAACCATTGCATAATTATTCGGGACGTAATATTCATCAAAATATTTATGAATCGCTTTCATGGAAGGATTTTTCAGATGTTCCGCCTTTCCCAGGGTGGTTTGCTGCCCGTTGGGATGATTGGGAAAAAGTGCGTCCATCAGTTCGTATTGAACCAGCCTGGAGTCATTATCCTGTGCCCTGTTGAATTCTTCATACACCGATTCAAGCTCAGTATGGAAAAGTCTCAACACCAGCTCCGAAAATCTTTCTTTTTCAATTTTCAGCCACTTTTCCAGTTCATTATTGGGAATATTATTTTTATAAACGGTTTCATCAAACCAGGTGTGAGCATTGGTTCCCGTAGCGCCTAATGAAGAAATTGCCTTGTCATATTCATTTGCAATAGCATATTGGCTTGCTTCCTGAGAAAGTTCATCTATCTTCCGGTAAATGGTTTTCTTCTTTTCCGGATCAGCCGTTGCCTTATGTTCTTCAAACAAATCCGAAATCCGGCTCAGCAACTCATTTTCTTTTTCCCAATCCTGTGTACCGAGTTTTGAAGTCCCTTTAAACATCATATGCTCAAGATAATGGGCAAGCCCGGTATTATCGGCCGGATCATTATTGCTTCCCGTGCGTACCGGAATATAAGTCTGGATTCTCGGAGCGTCAAAATTCTGGGCAATAAATACCTTCAGTCCGTTTTTTAAAGTATAAATTCTTACGTTATTTTCATCATTGGAAACGGTAATATATTCGTAATTTCCATCTTTATGAATCGTTTCACTGTATTTTTTATCTGTCATATCAATCATTTTCATTCTTACATCAGAATGCCATACAAATGTAAGGAATAGAAAATGAACTGTGTATGTTTTGTCAGGATTAGCGTACCTTACTAAAATTGTAAATTCCTGAATACTGTTTGTTCATTTGATTAAATTAAATGCCTAGGAGATTTAAAATAAAAATAAATTAAGTCTGATCTGAAGATTTTATTTCATCTTCGAGACTAAAAAGACTCCATGATGAGCAAAAAAGCTCGCCCACGAATCTAAAAGACTGAAAAACCAGTCTAAAAGGCTCATCGACGAAGCAAAAAGACTCAACGATGAGCCTAAAAGGATCAAAAACCAGCCTAAAAGGCTCAATGACGAGGCAAAAACACTCAACGGCGAGCCTAAAAGGTTCAACAACCAGCCTTGGAGGTTCAAAATTGAAGCAAAAAGGGTGGTTTTAAAACGATCATGTTAAAAAATTACCCATAACACCTCCGGTTAATCCTTTCCACATTTCCCTATTAAAAGAACTCTTTTTCTTATATTTGTTTTTTATGGACAATATGGACGCAACACAAGATAAAAGATTATTCCTGATCGATGCTTATGCAATGATTTTCAGAGGATATTATGCTCTGATCAGAAATCCGAGACTCACCAGCAAAGGCCTGGATACTTCAGCCATTTTCGGATTTACCAATTCCCTGATTGAATTGATCAGAAGGGAAAAGCCTACTCATCTTGCGGTGGTTTTTGATGTGGGTGAAGCCAGCATTAGAACGGGAGATTTTTCAGAATATAAAGCCAACAGGAGTGAAACACCGGAAGCCATCCAAAATGCGATTCCATACATCCACAGAATTCTGCAGGCCATGCATATTCCTATCCTGGGTGTTCCCGGTTATGAAGCGGATGATGTGATCGGAACCATTGCATGTAAAGCTGAAAAAGAAGGCTATACAACATTTATGGTAACTCCGGACAAAGATTTTGCACAGCTGGTTACCGATAAAATTAAAATTTACAAACCCGGATTAAAGGGCGGAGATATCGAAATTTTAGGCGTAGACGAAGTGAAAGCCAAATATGAAATTGAAGATCCTAAACAAGTCATAGATTTCCTGGCGATGATGGGAGATTCAGTCGATAATATTCCGGGACTTGATGGTGTGGGTGAAAAAACTGCGATGAAATTCCTGAAAGAGTTCGGAAATATTGAAACTCTTTTAGCCAACACCGACAAATTAAAAGGTAAATTAAAAGAAAAAGTAGAGGCTTCCGCCGAGCGTGGAATTTTGTCTAAAAAACTGGCCACCATTATCTGCGATGCCCCTGTGGAATTCCATCAGGAACAATATGATCTGGAGACTCCGGATTTTGAAAAGGTAAAAGAAGTTTTTGACGAAATAGAATTCAGAAGGCTGTATGAAAATCTTTACCGAGCCTTTTCTCCGGCCGCCACAGGAACTGTTGTGGTTGCAGAAATAGACGTTACCATTGCCGAAACTCCGCAGCAAAAAGTGGCACAGGCAGTGGGACAGCTTGATCTGTTTGCCACGTATGAAGAGCTGGATCAGGCCACATCTACCAAGTCTACCATCGAACAGAACGATCATCTGTATCAGTTTATCGATAATCCGAAAGCACAGAAAATCCTTGTCGACAATTTACTAAAACAACGGGTAGTCTGCTTTGATACCGAAACCACTTCTCTTAACGAACTTGAAGCCGAGCTGGTGGGGATGAGTTTCAGCTACAAAAAAGGTTTGGCCTATTATATTCCTCTTTCTGAAGATCAGGGTGAAGTATTGCAGACGCTTGAGATTTTCAGGCCGTTTTTCGAAAAGGAAGATCTGATTAAAGTAGCACATAATTTAAAATTCGATTATAAAATCCTGAAAAGATATAATATCACCGTGAAGGGCGCAATGTTCGACACGATGATCGCACATTATCTCCTGAATCCTGACGGAAGACACGGAATGGATTATCTTTCTGAAATATACCTGGGGTATAAACCTGTTTCCATTGAAACCATTATCGGTAAAAAGGGAAAAAAACAGGGAAATTTCAGGGATGCAGATCTCAGGACACAGACCGATTATGCGGCAGAAGATGCCGATGTCACTTTCCAGCTTTACGAACTTTTCGCCCCACAGCTTAAAAAGGAAAATTTAGAAGATCTTTTTTTCAAGATAGAAATGCCGCTGATGGAGGTTTTGGCTAAAATGGAGCTGGCCGGAATTTCCCTTGATGAAAAATGGCTTGCCCAGGAAAGTGTAGATCTGGAAAACGATCTGAAGCAGCTGGAAGCCAAAATTTTTGAACTTTCAGGAGAAGAATTCAACGTCAACTCTCCGAAACAGCTGGGAGATATCCTTTTCGAAAAGCTGCAGCTGGACCCGAAAGCCAAGAAAACGAAAACCGGACAATACGCGACTTCGGAAGATATCCTGCAGAAGCTTGCGTCCAAACATGAGATTATTCAGCATATCCTTGAATACAGAACGTATCAGAAATTAAAATCAACTTACGTTGATGCATTACCGTCACAGATTGAAAAATCGGACAACCGCGTTCATACGAATTTCTCACAGACTACTGCCGCAACGGGCCGTCTGGCGAGTGTCAATCCGAATCTTCAGAACATTCCGATCAGAACGTTGAGAGGCCAGCAGATCCGTGGTGCTTTTGTGGCGGGAGAAGGTAAAAAAATTATTTCTGCCGATTATTCACAGATCGAGCTTCGTCTTATTGCTGAAATTTCCGGAGAAGATAATATGATTAAGGCTTTCCAGAACGGAGAAGATATTCACGCTTCCACAGCGGCAAGGCTGTTTAATATTCCGCTTGAGGAGGTTTCAAAAATCCAGAGAAGCCAGGCGAAGACCGTCAACTTCGGGATTTTGTACGGACAGGGCGCTTTCGCTCTTGCAGAGCAGACCGGATTGTCCAGAAGTGAGGCGAAACAGATGATCGATGCGTATTATGCTACTTATCCGAAACTGAAAGAGTATATGGCAGAGCAGGTGAAAAGAGCCCGTGAAATCGGTTATGTGGAAACCATTCTGGGAAGAAAGCGTCATTTGAAAGATATCAATTCCAATAATTTTGTGGTTCGCGGACACGCCGAGAGAAATGCCGTAAATGCCCCGATTCAGGGAAGTGCCGCCGATGTGGTGAAGATGGCGATGATTAAAATTCAGAAAGAACTTGAAAAAGAAAAATTAAAAACCAAAATGCTGCTGCAGGTACATGACGAATTGGTTTTTGAAGCTCCGGCTGATGAAATCGATGTAGCCACCAACATCATTAAAATGGAAATGGAAAATGCTATTGAAACACAGGTTCCATTGCTGGTGGAAGTAGGTGTTGGGAATAATTGGCTGGAAGCGCATTGATTAACCATATAGATGCTTCGACAGGTTCAGCATGACAATGCTAATATTAACTAACTGTTTAAACGGTGAATTTTTAGTAATGTTATATTGAGCCAGTCGAAGCATTTTTCATTATCTGTTGTAAGAATTCGGCAGGTTTATTTGTTCAAATTTTCAATTTCCTTATTCATTTTTTCTTCCCAACCTTTTCCGTTTCTTTTATCAAGATAAGGCTTTACTGTTTCTTCATATTTTTGTTGTCCTTCACCATCAATTATATCAACAATACAACCTGTATTGAAATAGCTTATCCCGAATTTTTTCCGGATACTGTCTATTTTATTCTGCGTTTTGGTATCATATTCCGGAATAGGAAGTCCACATGCAAACCGGTACATAATTTTATCTTTTTTGATATCTTCTTTTGCCTGCTGAATATATTCATTTTCAGATTCTTTAATGGCTTTTCGGGTTGATATGTAAGTAGCTGCATCAAAATATATAACATAGCTTAACAATATACCACAGAATACGGTAAATACTAAAAGAAATTTATTTTTCGGATTTAAATTTTTAATTCTCAAATGACTAATCAGCCAGGCAATCAAAGCAAATATAGCCAAAGCGATCAAAAGATATTGCGGCCTGCTTTCCGATATAATTGTCCGAACATCAGATTTTCCCGGATATATAAGAAGATAGCCACCTAAAGTATGTACTGCAATAAACAACAGTACAACAACAATATTAATTGTGAGCAGCTTTCTGGAAACCATGATTTAATTTATGATAAAGCTAAGGTAAAAAATGCGGCAAACATGATCCCGCTAATCAGCAAAATAAAAATGGCAAACTTCTTAATATCTTCCAGTTCTCTGCCATATTTCAGAATAAGCTTTCTGAATCCTCCGGAAATGAGCGTCATTAAAGCAGTAAGGAAAAGCAAACCCAGTGCGGTGCAGATTCCAAATCCAAAGGGTCCGCCGGATCTTTTCTGTAAGAAAAAAGGCAGAATATCATACAAAAGAAGAATATTCCAAAGGAGAATAAATACCACCGGAAAAAACGGCTTCAATGGAAATCCGCCCTGTCTCTGCTGACGGATGATCTGCTGATCTTTTTCGGTAAGAGGAAAATTGGCTTTCTCCAAAAATCCGGTCTGTTTAATCTGGCTGATCACAAATTCAGGATCTTTCATGGTCCAGAAAATCACGTTCTGATTATAATTTTCTACTCTGTGTAAAATTTTAATTCCCTGTCCGATAAGAGGAATAGCCATATAAGGTTTAATCGAAATAATATCCTGCGGCTGGAAAATAACATTTCCGGCAAGTGAGGCATCTATTTTGAGCGTATTTTCGTCAGCATAAAGGTTGGCAAAAGGATAACTTGCATTTACTCTTCCAATTCTCGCACCGCCTGTAAGTTTAAATTGTTTCATGGTTTAGTTTATTTTGTCATTCTGGTAATGGCCAGATCATTGGTAGGTTTAATTCATAACTAATAAGGATAGTTCCATTTGATCCTATCGAGTTCTTTGTCAAGCTCATGTCGCAGAATTTCATTTTTTATCTGCCACTCATTATAATTTGATAGTGTGAAGCTTTGATATATTTTTAAAAGTTTAATTAAATCTTCCTTAAACAGGCGAAAACCTTCATAGGGACCATCAAGATCATACATTGAATATTCTGAAAATCCGTAAAGCAGATACTGCTCATCTTTCGTAAGTCTTTCTTCATAAGAAATTTCACAGATTATCTTAAGCGCTTTTTTAAATTCCAAAGATTTTGTATTTAACAAATGATAAAGAATTCCGAGTATTGCCCTGCAAACAATTTCCATATCAGCATTTTGAGAATTCCTGTCTAATAAGGTAATTAAATCATGAGTAGAATTTGTTGTGGAGATTTCAATAAACTCATATTCGGATGTTTTTTCTGAGGACAGAATTTCATCCGACCAACCTGTTATAAAATCATTTGTAATGATACCGTACTTTCTTAATTCGGCAAAAACTTTTAATAAATTTTTGTAACTTTTTATATTCTCTGCCATGAAAATCCTATTTCTGAATTTAATTCCACTTATCTATTTACCGACTGTTCGAGCCGTTATAGTGCCAATGATATACTTATTAATCCTGATAACAGCGAGATCGTCAGTAGGCTTCAATCCGTAATAATGTTCTAGTTTTTTTAATTTTTGGGAAAGCATTTCTTCGGAATCAATATTATCTGTATCTATCAGGAGATAATTAATCGGATCAATTTTCTCATTGTGACTGGTCTTTTTAACAGCTGTAAAAGAAGAAATTCCATCTGTCGCAATGGAAACGTTTTTCATCTGATTGAAAAATATTTTCTGAGTCTGATTGTTGTACCAGTCATCAAAATTTTCCTTCAGATGATAAGCAAGATAATCAGGTTTATTATCTCTTTCAAATTCAGTGATTTTTCCATCGATACAAATCAAACCATCACCGATGCTTAGAATGATTCCTTTATCCGTTTTCATATCATAAAGAAGAAGAATTACCGTCGTAAGCAGCTCTTTTTCATCGAGCATGAGATGATTTTTGAGAACAATGATTTCTTTAAAGAGCTCTTTTAATACAGCTTTCAACTCGTCTTCAAGACTATCTACATGGCTGGTTTCGTATAATTCTTCATATCCTTTTTCAATACTTATTTTCCGCAAAATTTTGCCAAATAAGGCAGATGCAAACTGACTTTCCATGGCTGTTGAGCATCCGTCCATCACAGCACACAAGATTTTATTGCTTCCTATTTTCTTTGTAATCAAAAAATCTTCGCAATGATTGATATGGTATTCACCGATCTGCAGAACGGAATATATCTTCATGGTTCGGTATAAAAAATTATAAGTTTAAATGCCTTATGCACTAAATTCAATGCCGCCAACATACGTCAGAGAGAAAAAATCGTTCTCAACGGAAACGGGCTTCGGAACCTGTCCTTTATTAAGGAAGATGATGGCATTCACTTCAAATTTCAGATTGATCTCATTAAGCCTGTTCACCAATATCGGGAGCCACTGTTCGGCAAAAGAATACGCGGCGAATTTTTCATAGATGGTTTTGTTTCCATCTTCATAGCCGTACTCTACAAAATCATGATCAAGCCACACCACATTCTGTGAAGCGGCAAATTTTGAAATATGGATGTCATCAGATTCTTCAAGGAGATAATAGTTTTCATCTTCTTCCACAAAATCATAAAAATCTTCTTCACTGTTAAAATTTCCTACCCAAAAATCTAATGTATCTGTATGCATTGTTAATTTTCTTGTTTATGGCTTCAAAGTTAGGATATATTTAGTCAAAATAAGGTTTCAATTCCTGTAAAAATTTGATTTGTTCGGTAATGTGCTTAACGCTCAATTCAGGATTTATAATGACCTGATCCAAGCTTTTTAAATATTTTTCAGAACTTCCTTTGCCTTCTTGCTGTTCAATTATTTTAGCAATCTGAATATTTCTTACTTTGGAAATTTCACCTTGTTCAATCAGCATCTTGTTCCATAGTTTCAAGTATTTAGAAAGGTTATTTGTTTTATTGATAATGTCAAGATAAGCTACAGCTTCCAATACAGCTTGCTGATCAAAGTCAAGCTCAGGTTTTTGCAAATAATATTCTAAATATTGATGAAGATATTCTATTGTTTCAGGAGTATTATGATAAGCAAGAACCAGAGCATATAAATCTCCCGCATAGCACACTTCACTTTTGAGTAAATGAACACCAATGATGGGTATTTGACTTTCATAATTTTTCAATACAGACAGATAAGCTCCAACTGTTCTGGTTCTCCAATTAAAATCTCCTAAGAGCGCTAAAGTTACATCTTCGGTCAATTCATTTTTCAATTCCAGAAGATAATCTACCCACGAAAGGTCATGGGTATTTCTTATTTTCATATATAATGGAAGAACCCATTTATCGGTAAACTCTTTACTTAACTGAAAATTATTCTGATGACTTTCTAACTGGTTAAAAACAGAAGCATGCCTTATTATTGCTCCTGCTGAATGTAAATTTAATTCTTCCTGAAACTCGTTATTCATGTTAAAATAATGATTAGTCTTAATACAATTTAAATGATAAAATAAACATACTTAAAAAATAATACAGCATTGAAGCACTGAGAAATAAAGTACAGAATATTACATTAAAGCTAAAATATCCACGTATAATAGGGATATTTTCCAATATGGAATTGATTCCGTAAAGCATTAAAAAATATCCTGGAATTAAAAAATTCATCAATACCAAAAAGAAGCAGTTTTGTAATACTTCATCGTAGAAAAATCCGGGAGTTATTGCAATGATGTACAGACTTGAAATAATTGAAACAGCAAAAATTATGGTTACATATATCTTTAACTTCAATTGCTTATTTTCCCTCCTAAAAAACAGAAAATAATGGAAATTTGATATTCCCAATAAAATTGTTATAAAAATTAAAAATTCCTGCATCTTATAAAATTCTCTTTCCCGCTTCACTTTCCTGAATCGTCTTTTCCAATCTTGACAATCTGGTTTTTTCCTGTTTCGCCCGCATGATCCAGTGCAGCATTACTTTTTTATAAGAAGGCGCCTGATTGTTGAAAAATGCCCAGGCTTTTTTGTTGTCCTTAAATTGTTTTTCAAAGTCCGGACTCAATGCAGCGGTTTCATTTTCGTGAGAGTATATTGCTGATTTCTCTTCCTTTCTAAGCTGAAAAGCCTTTTCTCCGGCCTCTGTCATGAGACCTGCATTTGTAAGTTCTTCCATTTTCCTGATATTAACGGCACTCCAGATGCTTGTCGGTTTTCTCGGTGTAAAACGGATGCTGTAACTTTCTTCATCAACAGATCTCCGCACGCCGTCTATCCATCCGAAACATAAAGCCTGATCTACAGATTCCGGCCAAGTTATGGAAGGTTTCCCGGTTCCGACTTTGTAAAATCCGACCAGCAGTTCTTTTTCTGACTGATGGTTTTCTTCAAGCCATTTTCTGAATTTCTGCGGTGTAGAAAAAAAGGTTGGTTTCATGGTTTCAAACTTTCGTCTAAAATACTTATTTTTCTTTACAAGGTCTTGAAGGATTTCGGGGGCGGGAGCTTTGCTCCCGCCCCCGAAATCCTCTATCATTTAATTTTTTATATATAATACAAAAGACCTCATCGAGGTCTTTGTTTTTTAATCTATTTCTGCTTTCAGGAAAAGATCCTGAATCTGTATTTCATCTTCACAGGTTTTTTTAAAGTCTGTTACAAATTCTTTTAAGCGTTCCGGATTGTTGGAATAGGCACAAAACATGTCGGCTTCCGGATCAAATTTAATTTCATCTGCAAGATCGGGCCTTTTTTCTTCTACAAAAACTTTCGCAAGTGAAGCCCAATCGTATCCATTGCCTTCGAAACCTTCATCTTTGCGCCACTCGAAAATTTCGGGTTTGTAGGTTCCTGCATTTAAACATACTGAAAAAGTCTTTTCTGAGGCTACCCAAAAAAAGGGTTTGATTGCCGTTTCAAAATTGTACGCTTCCATACTTTATTATTTTTAAATGATATTAAAGATAATAAATTTTGAACATGGATGCTATTTTATAACATTTATTAACTTTTGGGACCATTTTTATCTTCTTCAGAAAAGAAAAAACAGAATAGCTACTCCTACGAGCTGAGCTATTCTGTAACCAATTTTATTTTTACTAAGATGATTGTAGGTATTAGTTACCGCTGCTTGGCCAAAGACCCTCGTATTTAGAATTTCCGTAGTCGATTGTTTCGGCACTTACAATGAAACTGATCAGCATGCTGTTTTCGTCTACAGCGTCAAAATCTACTTCATGCTGAATTACATATCCGTTTTCCCAGTTTAATGTGATCAATGTGCCTTCTTCGTGGGATTTGTTAAATGTAATTTCACCTGTTGTAGGTTTGTATTTTCCGTTCAGTAAACTTTCCAGGATATCTGATTTTTCAGTGGCTTCTACTGTAACTTTAATTAATGCGTTTGATGGGTCTGAAGCTACTCTCCCAGATACGTCCGTTGATCTTGACACACTGTAATTCAGCTTTAATAATTTTTGACCTTCTCCTCCGTTGAATTTTAAAATTCCTCTTGAATTTGTTGCCATGATTTGTAAATTTTAATCGTTAATAATATTTTGTGATTTGGTTGGTTTCGTTGATTTGTTGATTCAAAGATAGATCACAAATTTTAATTCCGAAAATTTTGTAATATTAATTTTATTTTTTGTCGTAATTCTACGATTTGATGTCGTAATTCTACTACAAATGAAATAAAAAATTACATAATAATCTACAAATCATATATTTAAAATTTAAATAAAATTAATACTGATAAATATCATTACACAATAAAGGGAAATATTAAGATTTATTTAAGGTGATTTT comes from the Chryseobacterium nepalense genome and includes:
- a CDS encoding M16 family metallopeptidase; the protein is MTDKKYSETIHKDGNYEYITVSNDENNVRIYTLKNGLKVFIAQNFDAPRIQTYIPVRTGSNNDPADNTGLAHYLEHMMFKGTSKLGTQDWEKENELLSRISDLFEEHKATADPEKKKTIYRKIDELSQEASQYAIANEYDKAISSLGATGTNAHTWFDETVYKNNIPNNELEKWLKIEKERFSELVLRLFHTELESVYEEFNRAQDNDSRLVQYELMDALFPNHPNGQQTTLGKAEHLKNPSMKAIHKYFDEYYVPNNYAMVLVGDLDFDDTIKLVDQYFGTIPYRELPKKTAVTEKPITEIIERTVKSPTTPRVQLAWRTESYGTKEAMLADIVANILSNRGEAGLIDLNINQTQKLLWGQAFSVGLKQYGYFSIVAVPKETQTLDEAKNLVLEQVELVKKGNFPDWTLKAIINDFKVQRMKGLETADGLATNLYDTYIKGRTWEQELNEMDEYAAITKDEVVNFANQFFKDNYVIVKKEKGTNDKLIRVENPGITPVKINREAQSEFLREILAEKTEDIQPEFIDYQKEILTDSIKDKKLSFVKNKSNDIAQVHFIFPFGSDHDRDLGISTQVLQYLGTEKFSPDDLKKEFFKIGITNDFKTANDQLTISLAGLEENIPKGIELLQHWMKEVQPDQEIYNQFVETVLENRAAVKKDKARIMTALTNYTKLGSFSRFTDIISKEELENTNVEVFTERMKNLFRFPYQIFFYGRNFEGFKEYIGKYIETESLAIPEPKKYPEPETTGNVYFTNYDMVQMEMSRIGKGQMVDTGNFGKINVFNEYFGRGLSSIVFQEIRESKSLAYSAYVSYAANSELHHPDYITTYIGTQPDKLQIAVDTLTELMNELPEVPAQFENARNAALKQIASARVTRTNIFFNTLRLKKLNIYHDFRKDIYQQIEKLTFEDVKEFYNNYIKSVHFNTAIIGKKENLNMNAVSQMGTFKEVTLKDIFGH
- the polA gene encoding DNA polymerase I; this encodes MDATQDKRLFLIDAYAMIFRGYYALIRNPRLTSKGLDTSAIFGFTNSLIELIRREKPTHLAVVFDVGEASIRTGDFSEYKANRSETPEAIQNAIPYIHRILQAMHIPILGVPGYEADDVIGTIACKAEKEGYTTFMVTPDKDFAQLVTDKIKIYKPGLKGGDIEILGVDEVKAKYEIEDPKQVIDFLAMMGDSVDNIPGLDGVGEKTAMKFLKEFGNIETLLANTDKLKGKLKEKVEASAERGILSKKLATIICDAPVEFHQEQYDLETPDFEKVKEVFDEIEFRRLYENLYRAFSPAATGTVVVAEIDVTIAETPQQKVAQAVGQLDLFATYEELDQATSTKSTIEQNDHLYQFIDNPKAQKILVDNLLKQRVVCFDTETTSLNELEAELVGMSFSYKKGLAYYIPLSEDQGEVLQTLEIFRPFFEKEDLIKVAHNLKFDYKILKRYNITVKGAMFDTMIAHYLLNPDGRHGMDYLSEIYLGYKPVSIETIIGKKGKKQGNFRDADLRTQTDYAAEDADVTFQLYELFAPQLKKENLEDLFFKIEMPLMEVLAKMELAGISLDEKWLAQESVDLENDLKQLEAKIFELSGEEFNVNSPKQLGDILFEKLQLDPKAKKTKTGQYATSEDILQKLASKHEIIQHILEYRTYQKLKSTYVDALPSQIEKSDNRVHTNFSQTTAATGRLASVNPNLQNIPIRTLRGQQIRGAFVAGEGKKIISADYSQIELRLIAEISGEDNMIKAFQNGEDIHASTAARLFNIPLEEVSKIQRSQAKTVNFGILYGQGAFALAEQTGLSRSEAKQMIDAYYATYPKLKEYMAEQVKRAREIGYVETILGRKRHLKDINSNNFVVRGHAERNAVNAPIQGSAADVVKMAMIKIQKELEKEKLKTKMLLQVHDELVFEAPADEIDVATNIIKMEMENAIETQVPLLVEVGVGNNWLEAH
- a CDS encoding protein phosphatase 2C domain-containing protein, which codes for MKIYSVLQIGEYHINHCEDFLITKKIGSNKILCAVMDGCSTAMESQFASALFGKILRKISIEKGYEELYETSHVDSLEDELKAVLKELFKEIIVLKNHLMLDEKELLTTVILLLYDMKTDKGIILSIGDGLICIDGKITEFERDNKPDYLAYHLKENFDDWYNNQTQKIFFNQMKNVSIATDGISSFTAVKKTSHNEKIDPINYLLIDTDNIDSEEMLSQKLKKLEHYYGLKPTDDLAVIRINKYIIGTITARTVGK
- a CDS encoding immunity 22 family protein, with the protein product MHTDTLDFWVGNFNSEEDFYDFVEEDENYYLLEESDDIHISKFAASQNVVWLDHDFVEYGYEDGNKTIYEKFAAYSFAEQWLPILVNRLNEINLKFEVNAIIFLNKGQVPKPVSVENDFFSLTYVGGIEFSA
- a CDS encoding DUF6000 family protein produces the protein MNNEFQEELNLHSAGAIIRHASVFNQLESHQNNFQLSKEFTDKWVLPLYMKIRNTHDLSWVDYLLELKNELTEDVTLALLGDFNWRTRTVGAYLSVLKNYESQIPIIGVHLLKSEVCYAGDLYALVLAYHNTPETIEYLHQYLEYYLQKPELDFDQQAVLEAVAYLDIINKTNNLSKYLKLWNKMLIEQGEISKVRNIQIAKIIEQQEGKGSSEKYLKSLDQVIINPELSVKHITEQIKFLQELKPYFD
- a CDS encoding YdeI/OmpD-associated family protein, whose amino-acid sequence is MKPTFFSTPQKFRKWLEENHQSEKELLVGFYKVGTGKPSITWPESVDQALCFGWIDGVRRSVDEESYSIRFTPRKPTSIWSAVNIRKMEELTNAGLMTEAGEKAFQLRKEEKSAIYSHENETAALSPDFEKQFKDNKKAWAFFNNQAPSYKKVMLHWIMRAKQEKTRLSRLEKTIQESEAGKRIL